A region from the Arcanobacterium buesumense genome encodes:
- a CDS encoding ROK family protein, with amino-acid sequence MSTVKSIQGATRRVQRRVNLLATYEQLVSGAYAISAIASNIGVTRPAAESIVDDLNKLGWLTQLQPDKSFGRPAIRWTVNSRTVYVLGLDIGAHHCTSMLSDLRGEVISEETIELPPDLPAQERLERASATGLTVIKKAELSKEDITLCAVASPGVIDNGIVRYFGGSGMPGWQGRNIVSEVSRAFGRRAIVAGDCALGALGEAWQGAAVGHDDVVYVLSGERTGAAAIINGRIHRGYLGAAGLIGELAPLRWREIEAGTYVQQLYETTNIPSRTEIFSKYYEDQQSREIVDDFADALALGTAAMILALGPSHVVLGGKYSTFADRYLTRFIDNLMDICPIMPEVSVSKLGSRAICLGAVRYGLDYINESLSQSVLSTDVFPSVEGFNQHFEHTF; translated from the coding sequence ATGTCAACTGTTAAATCTATTCAAGGGGCAACCCGCCGAGTCCAGCGCCGTGTCAATCTTCTTGCCACCTACGAACAACTTGTTAGTGGCGCCTACGCAATTAGTGCTATTGCTAGCAATATTGGTGTAACTCGGCCAGCGGCGGAAAGTATTGTAGATGATTTAAATAAACTTGGTTGGCTTACTCAACTTCAGCCTGATAAATCCTTTGGAAGGCCGGCGATACGATGGACGGTCAACTCACGAACAGTCTATGTTCTGGGGTTGGATATTGGTGCTCATCATTGCACATCGATGCTTTCTGATTTGCGTGGTGAAGTTATCTCTGAGGAGACGATAGAGCTTCCCCCTGACCTTCCAGCACAAGAGCGTCTTGAACGTGCTAGCGCCACTGGATTAACTGTAATAAAAAAGGCAGAATTGTCGAAAGAAGATATTACACTGTGTGCAGTTGCGTCCCCTGGAGTTATCGATAATGGAATTGTCCGTTATTTCGGTGGGTCTGGGATGCCTGGATGGCAAGGTCGCAATATCGTCAGCGAGGTATCCCGAGCATTTGGCCGACGAGCAATTGTCGCAGGTGATTGTGCTCTTGGTGCTTTAGGAGAAGCGTGGCAAGGTGCTGCAGTTGGGCATGACGACGTCGTTTATGTTTTATCAGGAGAGCGTACTGGAGCTGCAGCTATTATTAATGGGCGAATTCATCGAGGCTATCTTGGGGCGGCTGGGCTTATTGGGGAACTTGCGCCTCTAAGGTGGCGTGAGATTGAAGCGGGTACTTATGTTCAGCAACTCTATGAAACTACTAATATTCCCAGTAGGACTGAGATTTTTTCGAAGTATTATGAAGATCAACAGTCACGGGAAATCGTTGACGATTTCGCTGACGCTCTCGCTCTTGGAACTGCCGCAATGATACTAGCTTTGGGGCCATCACACGTAGTCCTTGGTGGAAAGTACTCCACCTTTGCAGACCGATATCTGACGCGCTTTATCGACAATCTAATGGATATCTGTCCAATCATGCCAGAAGTATCAGTATCGAAACTTGGGTCTCGAGCGATTTGTTTGGGTGCTGTGCGCTACGGCCTTGACTATATTAATGAGTCCCTCTCGCAAAGTGTGCTGTCAACAGATGTGTTTCCTTCTGTAGAGGGCTTTAACCAACACTTCGAGCACACTTTCTAG
- a CDS encoding AMP-dependent synthetase/ligase — MSKYIEDEGVAFIPGLVKISDNMTVPSTIRRYGEERSKHVVIERKSNLGNNWVPVTWHQLIEEVRSLARGFIAMGVQPGDCIAIMAHTSYEWTLFDFAIQFAGAHAIPIYETSSTAQAEWIIQDAHIRFAIVENQGMYNVLAPILAKFDHFEDAFVISEDAQGKISARGNIEDDHIIDERIDAIHADDLWTIIYTSGTTGRPKGAELSHRNVLHVAMNGPTDEGLTNVISYKGSRTLLFLPQAHVFARFINLVAMIGNATVGYCGTKNLVADMQSFKPTFILAVPRIFEKIYNSADSKAGKGIKLRLFRTFAKVAINYSRAQGTAKGPSAKLTAQHRLGDKLVYSKLREITGGKLRYAISGGAPLGERLGSFFRGIGLTVLEGYGLTETSAPTTVNRSNYMRIGSVGLPYPGCYVKTADDDEILIKGDHVFQRYHNNPEATAAAFTDDGWFRTGDIGRIDEDDFVWITGRKKELIVTAGGKNVAPAVLEDRLRSHPLISQVVVVGDKKPFIGALITLDAEALPQWLMNHNLPSMTVADAISDPQVVAAVDRAIKRVNERVSRAESIRKFTILPTDFTVGNGYLTPSLKVRRNVVLEAFEDHIREIYGE; from the coding sequence GTGAGCAAGTATATTGAAGATGAAGGCGTAGCATTCATTCCTGGCCTAGTAAAAATATCCGATAATATGACCGTCCCGTCCACTATTCGACGCTATGGCGAGGAACGATCCAAGCACGTCGTGATTGAACGCAAGTCAAATCTCGGCAATAACTGGGTGCCCGTCACATGGCATCAACTCATCGAAGAGGTACGCTCCTTAGCACGTGGCTTTATCGCCATGGGTGTACAGCCCGGCGATTGCATCGCGATTATGGCCCACACGTCATACGAATGGACGCTGTTCGACTTTGCGATTCAATTCGCGGGCGCCCACGCTATCCCGATTTATGAGACCTCATCAACGGCACAAGCAGAATGGATTATCCAAGACGCACACATCCGCTTTGCGATCGTGGAAAACCAGGGAATGTACAACGTTCTCGCACCAATTTTGGCAAAGTTTGACCATTTTGAAGACGCTTTCGTGATCAGCGAAGACGCCCAAGGGAAAATCTCTGCCCGTGGAAATATCGAGGACGATCACATTATCGATGAGCGTATCGATGCGATCCACGCGGACGATCTGTGGACTATCATTTACACTTCCGGCACAACTGGACGCCCTAAGGGTGCGGAGCTCTCGCATCGTAATGTGTTGCATGTGGCTATGAATGGACCGACCGATGAAGGTTTGACGAACGTCATCTCATATAAAGGATCCCGTACACTTTTATTCTTGCCACAAGCGCACGTCTTTGCTCGATTCATTAACCTGGTCGCAATGATTGGTAACGCCACTGTTGGATACTGTGGCACGAAGAATCTCGTAGCTGATATGCAGTCGTTCAAGCCAACTTTCATTTTGGCAGTGCCGCGTATTTTCGAAAAGATTTACAACTCGGCCGATTCAAAGGCGGGTAAAGGTATCAAACTGCGGTTGTTCCGTACGTTTGCTAAGGTCGCTATTAACTATTCACGAGCACAAGGAACTGCTAAAGGCCCGTCAGCGAAGCTCACTGCACAGCATCGGCTGGGCGACAAGCTCGTTTATTCGAAGTTGCGGGAGATCACTGGCGGCAAGTTGCGCTACGCTATTTCTGGGGGCGCACCGCTGGGCGAACGGCTTGGCTCGTTCTTCCGTGGCATCGGGCTTACCGTGTTGGAAGGTTATGGTTTAACTGAGACCTCTGCACCAACAACAGTCAACCGATCAAACTATATGCGCATTGGATCAGTTGGCCTACCCTACCCGGGATGTTACGTTAAGACCGCCGACGACGACGAAATTCTTATCAAGGGCGACCACGTGTTTCAGCGTTACCATAATAATCCGGAGGCTACGGCTGCTGCATTTACGGATGACGGCTGGTTCCGTACCGGCGATATTGGGCGAATCGATGAAGATGACTTCGTATGGATCACTGGACGCAAGAAAGAACTGATCGTTACCGCAGGTGGAAAGAACGTTGCACCGGCTGTGTTGGAAGATCGGCTTCGTTCCCATCCGCTAATTTCACAGGTCGTTGTTGTTGGCGACAAGAAGCCATTTATTGGGGCTTTGATAACGTTGGACGCCGAGGCTTTGCCACAGTGGCTTATGAACCACAACTTACCGTCAATGACAGTTGCCGATGCTATTAGCGATCCACAGGTAGTAGCTGCTGTTGACCGCGCAATAAAGCGAGTCAATGAGCGAGTTTCACGTGCGGAGTCTATCCGTAAGTTCACTATTCTTCCTACAGATTTCACTGTAGGTAACGGATACTTAACGCCGTCGTTGAAGGTCCGACGCAATGTAGTGTTGGAGGCGTTTGAAGACCATATCCGAGAAATTTACGGCGAGTAG
- the valS gene encoding valine--tRNA ligase has protein sequence MTENNSALLDNTEVPDKVSLEGLEDRWGKAWAENGTYRFDRDTERAQVYSIDTPPPTVSGSLHVGHVFSYTHTDTVARYKRMQGMNVFYPMGWDDNGLPTERRVQNYYGVRVDPSLPYVPDFVPPHDGGDGKSIKFADQMPISRPNFIELCWKLTQEDEQQFEALWRHLGLSVDWEQNYQTIGSKAQKVAQAAFIKNLERGEAYQAQAPGLWDITFQTAVAQAELEAREYPGAYHSLAFHRTDGGDDVVIETTRPELLPACVALIAHPDDERYQELFGTTVTSPVFGVEIPVLPHPQAEMDKGAGIAMCCTFGDVTDVVWWRELALPMRSVLGKDGRLLNETPEWITTPAGVSMYEEMAGKTTFSARKALVEKLAETGEMLGEPKPTTRMTNFFEKGDKPLEIVTSRQWYIRNGGRPHEDSNGKDLRDNLLARGEEVAFHPDFMRVRYNNWVEGLNTDWLVSRQRFFGVPLPLWYRVTEAGDVDYDDVIVPSIDQLPIDPTTDVPEGFTAEQRGQAGGFVGEVDIMDTWATSSLTPQIAGGWLTDEDLFAKVYPMDVRPQGQDIIRTWLFSTMVRAHLEFDDVPWKHAAISGWILDPDRKKMSKSKGNVVTPMGLLEKHGSDAVRYWAASARLGTDAAFDEQQMKIGRRLAMKLLNASKFALQMGGAGVKVDLDSSAVTEPLDRAMLAELAHVVEQATQAFENYDHTRALEISETCFWTFCDDYLELVKDRAYDRDGKYAAAGHTDAVRSARVALNLAVDTFVRLFAPILPYAAEEVWSWYRTGSVHRAQWPSIVPLAQASGDADPATLHVASQALAALRKIKSENKVSQRTSFHTVTLTVPELDEAKIAAVSSDIVAAAHVDGQFVVETSDVETPTVTAYDLAEPEPKKK, from the coding sequence ATGACTGAAAATAATTCCGCATTACTCGATAACACCGAGGTTCCGGACAAGGTATCGCTCGAGGGTCTTGAGGATCGCTGGGGCAAGGCTTGGGCCGAGAACGGCACCTACCGCTTCGATCGTGACACTGAGCGCGCTCAGGTCTATTCGATTGACACCCCACCTCCTACCGTTTCTGGTTCGCTACACGTCGGCCACGTGTTCAGCTACACCCACACCGATACGGTTGCGCGATACAAGCGTATGCAGGGAATGAATGTCTTTTACCCGATGGGTTGGGATGATAATGGCCTGCCTACTGAACGTCGCGTACAGAACTACTATGGCGTGCGTGTTGATCCGTCATTGCCGTATGTTCCAGATTTTGTGCCACCGCATGATGGTGGCGATGGCAAGTCGATCAAGTTCGCTGACCAGATGCCTATTTCCCGACCAAACTTTATCGAGTTGTGTTGGAAACTGACCCAAGAGGACGAGCAGCAGTTTGAAGCGTTGTGGCGTCACCTTGGCCTGTCAGTCGACTGGGAGCAGAATTACCAAACCATTGGTTCTAAGGCACAAAAGGTTGCCCAGGCTGCTTTCATTAAGAATCTTGAACGTGGCGAAGCCTACCAGGCACAAGCCCCGGGTCTGTGGGATATTACCTTCCAGACCGCAGTTGCCCAGGCTGAGTTGGAAGCCCGCGAATACCCTGGCGCATACCATTCACTTGCGTTCCATCGTACCGACGGCGGTGACGACGTCGTCATTGAAACCACCCGCCCAGAATTACTGCCAGCTTGTGTGGCACTTATTGCTCACCCAGACGATGAACGCTACCAAGAATTGTTCGGCACAACTGTTACCTCACCAGTCTTCGGCGTCGAAATTCCAGTCCTACCTCATCCACAGGCAGAGATGGACAAGGGTGCGGGTATTGCAATGTGCTGTACGTTCGGTGACGTTACCGACGTCGTCTGGTGGCGCGAGCTGGCGCTGCCAATGCGCTCGGTGCTTGGCAAAGATGGTCGTCTGCTGAACGAGACCCCAGAGTGGATCACTACCCCGGCAGGCGTTTCGATGTACGAAGAGATGGCTGGCAAGACCACGTTCTCTGCTCGTAAAGCACTTGTCGAAAAGTTGGCGGAAACCGGTGAAATGCTTGGTGAACCAAAGCCAACCACTCGTATGACGAACTTCTTCGAAAAGGGCGATAAGCCACTCGAAATCGTTACCTCCCGTCAGTGGTACATCCGCAACGGCGGTCGCCCGCATGAGGATTCCAACGGCAAGGATCTGCGCGATAACCTCTTGGCTCGCGGTGAGGAAGTTGCTTTCCATCCTGACTTTATGCGGGTTCGCTACAATAACTGGGTTGAAGGTTTGAACACTGACTGGCTCGTGTCCCGTCAGCGTTTCTTCGGCGTTCCGTTGCCATTGTGGTACCGTGTCACCGAAGCTGGCGATGTTGATTACGACGACGTTATCGTTCCGTCTATCGACCAGCTCCCGATCGATCCAACCACCGATGTTCCTGAAGGTTTCACTGCGGAGCAGCGTGGCCAGGCTGGCGGCTTCGTTGGCGAAGTTGACATTATGGATACGTGGGCGACGTCGTCGTTGACTCCACAGATCGCTGGCGGCTGGTTAACTGACGAAGATCTATTCGCCAAGGTTTACCCGATGGATGTTCGCCCACAGGGCCAAGACATTATTCGTACCTGGCTCTTCTCCACCATGGTTCGTGCCCATCTCGAATTTGATGACGTCCCATGGAAGCATGCTGCTATCTCAGGCTGGATCTTGGATCCGGACCGTAAGAAGATGAGTAAGTCCAAGGGTAACGTTGTGACCCCGATGGGTCTGCTAGAAAAGCATGGTTCGGACGCGGTTCGCTATTGGGCGGCTTCGGCACGCTTGGGTACTGATGCAGCTTTCGATGAGCAGCAGATGAAGATTGGTCGTCGCTTGGCGATGAAGCTTCTTAATGCTTCGAAGTTTGCGTTGCAGATGGGCGGCGCTGGCGTGAAGGTCGATCTCGATTCTTCTGCGGTCACCGAACCGCTCGACCGCGCTATGCTGGCTGAGCTTGCTCACGTGGTTGAACAAGCAACTCAAGCATTCGAGAACTACGATCACACTCGAGCACTTGAAATCTCCGAAACGTGTTTCTGGACTTTCTGCGATGACTACCTCGAGCTTGTTAAGGATCGCGCATATGACCGGGACGGAAAGTATGCTGCCGCTGGCCATACCGATGCAGTACGCTCTGCACGTGTTGCGTTGAACCTTGCAGTGGATACGTTCGTTCGTTTATTCGCTCCGATCCTGCCATACGCAGCTGAGGAGGTCTGGTCATGGTATCGCACTGGATCTGTTCATCGTGCACAGTGGCCATCGATTGTTCCATTGGCTCAAGCTTCTGGTGATGCCGATCCAGCTACCTTACACGTTGCAAGTCAAGCGTTGGCAGCACTGCGCAAAATTAAGTCGGAGAATAAGGTCTCGCAGCGTACCTCGTTCCACACTGTCACGCTGACAGTTCCGGAACTTGACGAGGCGAAGATTGCTGCAGTTAGCTCCGATATTGTTGCAGCCGCTCACGTAGATGGCCAGTTCGTCGTCGAAACAAGCGATGTGGAAACACCGACTGTGACGGCTTATGACCTAGCTGAACCAGAGCCAAAGAAGAAGTAA
- the proC gene encoding pyrroline-5-carboxylate reductase, translating into MTTLGFIGAGSMASAIMHGLISSGTPGEQIIFSRHNTDAGTQLATELRARFTTDNTEVAAASQIVVLAVKPYLIASVLDEISPHLSPGTLLVSVAAGVSLADIASHAPANQPIVRAMPNVNSQIGMGMTGLCANAFVSPEKFAAVEKLFSAVGEVATLPEHLFSAFSAIAGCSPAWTYTYIDALARGALAEGMTKREAVRVAAQAVLGSAQMVLDSIDTAIPAELVDRVTSPGGTTIAGLLAMEDAGFSPAVVAGVRAAVVRDQA; encoded by the coding sequence ATGACGACTCTTGGTTTTATTGGCGCCGGTTCGATGGCCAGCGCGATCATGCACGGCCTTATTTCTTCCGGCACGCCTGGCGAGCAGATTATTTTTTCGCGTCACAACACCGACGCCGGCACCCAGCTTGCCACCGAACTCCGTGCCCGCTTCACCACTGACAATACGGAGGTGGCGGCGGCCAGCCAGATCGTCGTTCTCGCAGTCAAGCCTTACCTCATCGCCAGTGTGCTCGACGAGATCAGCCCTCACCTCTCCCCTGGTACACTTTTAGTCTCGGTGGCTGCTGGGGTGTCACTCGCGGATATTGCCAGCCACGCCCCGGCCAATCAGCCGATTGTGCGTGCAATGCCGAACGTCAATTCACAGATCGGGATGGGAATGACGGGGTTGTGCGCCAACGCCTTCGTATCACCGGAAAAATTTGCCGCCGTGGAAAAACTGTTCAGCGCAGTGGGCGAGGTAGCCACCCTGCCGGAGCATCTTTTCTCCGCATTTTCCGCGATTGCGGGTTGTTCCCCAGCATGGACATATACGTATATTGATGCCCTCGCTCGTGGTGCGCTCGCGGAAGGCATGACGAAGCGCGAAGCTGTGCGCGTTGCCGCCCAGGCAGTACTTGGTTCAGCTCAAATGGTTTTGGATTCGATTGATACGGCCATCCCAGCTGAACTGGTCGATCGGGTCACCTCTCCTGGTGGTACCACGATCGCTGGCTTGTTGGCGATGGAAGACGCCGGGTTCTCCCCAGCAGTTGTTGCTGGGGTGCGAGCTGCGGTGGTACGCGATCAGGCCTAG
- a CDS encoding DUF1643 domain-containing protein, with protein sequence MHRLLDKIKQVLQDSDPDSAKKDQALFDEIPGGKLVDMKLLDDASDLTDQVKLRLLLTHKAVERNTGKHCVVIGMNPSTASAFQGEKSDNTARQVYNWFAKASVLENYERLTMINLLSIIETKSEKVSHLLDGNSDIYRGIFHQTLDAIFYNGHYTPENTLVICAWGSASKKRWVRDGQAWFYEYLDAHKEIPRSNIQRLRYKSLGSPTDYPPHPRGSKALQNGNELTEMPKQNLDRKSQR encoded by the coding sequence ATGCATAGATTACTAGACAAGATCAAGCAAGTACTACAGGATTCAGATCCGGATAGTGCCAAAAAGGATCAAGCCTTATTTGATGAAATCCCCGGCGGCAAACTCGTAGATATGAAGTTATTAGATGATGCTTCGGATCTGACCGACCAAGTAAAACTTCGTCTACTCCTGACACATAAAGCTGTCGAACGAAACACTGGCAAGCATTGTGTGGTTATTGGAATGAATCCTTCGACAGCTTCTGCTTTCCAAGGAGAAAAGTCTGACAATACTGCAAGGCAAGTTTACAATTGGTTCGCAAAAGCTTCTGTTCTTGAGAACTACGAGCGGCTGACGATGATTAATCTTCTGTCAATTATCGAAACAAAGAGCGAAAAGGTTTCACATCTTCTCGATGGGAATTCGGACATCTATCGAGGAATCTTCCATCAGACGCTCGACGCCATTTTCTATAACGGGCACTACACTCCGGAAAACACTCTCGTTATCTGCGCCTGGGGTTCAGCGAGCAAAAAACGTTGGGTCCGAGACGGACAAGCGTGGTTCTACGAATATCTCGATGCACACAAAGAAATACCTCGTAGCAATATCCAACGGCTAAGATACAAATCCCTAGGGTCCCCAACAGACTATCCTCCTCATCCGCGAGGCTCCAAGGCACTTCAAAACGGCAATGAACTGACCGAAATGCCTAAGCAAAATCTTGACAGAAAATCTCAACGGTAG
- a CDS encoding amino acid ABC transporter ATP-binding/permease protein has translation MNRTAPLTQPSNRELLRWLTGITQPVHTPLLFSTFFRFLSLSLDIVLFAWAGWTVINALAGQPIGAHLVGIVIVAVAKALAYYLEQFLGHFVAFKALELLRGYAFSKLWPQAPMITTQTRSGDLLASLTRDVDRIEVVYAHTFAPVVSALVVPPIFFLSLGMNVSWLVVLPPAICYLLAMTLVPWLGARESFSATSTQLAHRADLVSHITDSVFGAEEVVGYGLEAERLDQMNHLAGIVTADTRRPALFRGLRRGLNISLSALSVIGVAVAGYASGLDPALTVALAAGALRLFEGPKGVEDAIGALDASFASARRIWTIAHSDYGVADGERDFPTSSDEDAMIEWRNVTYHYPQTADNSEAALKDINVKVARGSHTVFVGHSGSGKTTAAQLLLRFDDPTAGDILINGVPVRDIRLDELRSHVVLVTQKNQILDTTIADNVRLGAPNATDEEVWAALEMAELADEVRAMPDGLETRTGQDGTQLSGGQAQRLGLARALIMHPYVVVLDEFSANLNVELDARIRERLARELPEVTIIEVTHRLAHTEHADQVYSFDRGVVVSQ, from the coding sequence ATGAATCGCACCGCCCCTTTAACTCAGCCTTCAAATCGGGAACTGTTGCGATGGCTGACAGGTATTACTCAGCCAGTTCATACTCCGCTCTTATTTTCAACATTTTTCCGCTTCCTTAGTTTGTCGCTAGACATCGTGCTTTTTGCTTGGGCTGGGTGGACTGTCATAAATGCGCTCGCCGGCCAACCAATAGGTGCTCACCTCGTTGGCATCGTAATAGTGGCAGTTGCTAAGGCTCTCGCTTACTATCTCGAACAGTTCCTTGGACATTTCGTAGCGTTTAAAGCCTTAGAACTACTGCGTGGCTACGCCTTCTCCAAACTCTGGCCTCAAGCCCCGATGATCACTACTCAAACCCGTTCTGGAGACTTGTTGGCATCGCTGACCCGTGATGTAGACCGGATCGAAGTGGTCTATGCGCACACGTTCGCGCCCGTAGTTTCGGCGCTCGTTGTCCCACCGATTTTCTTCCTATCCTTGGGAATGAACGTCTCCTGGCTCGTGGTGCTGCCACCAGCTATCTGCTATCTATTAGCAATGACGCTCGTGCCGTGGCTAGGAGCACGCGAATCGTTTAGCGCAACCTCCACTCAGCTCGCACATCGCGCCGACCTCGTCTCGCACATAACCGATTCGGTGTTCGGCGCCGAGGAAGTGGTTGGTTATGGCCTTGAAGCTGAACGTCTCGACCAGATGAATCATCTTGCTGGCATCGTCACAGCTGACACCCGCCGTCCCGCGCTTTTCCGTGGATTGCGCCGCGGACTCAACATTTCACTATCTGCTCTTTCGGTTATTGGTGTGGCTGTAGCAGGATATGCTAGCGGATTAGACCCGGCACTCACCGTAGCCTTAGCAGCCGGAGCATTGCGGCTTTTCGAAGGGCCAAAAGGAGTTGAAGATGCTATCGGTGCGCTCGACGCTTCCTTCGCCTCCGCACGACGGATCTGGACGATTGCCCACAGCGATTATGGTGTGGCCGACGGCGAACGCGATTTCCCGACGTCGTCCGATGAAGACGCAATGATCGAATGGCGCAACGTCACCTACCATTATCCGCAAACAGCCGATAATAGTGAAGCAGCGTTGAAGGACATCAACGTGAAGGTTGCGCGTGGCTCGCACACAGTTTTCGTGGGTCATTCTGGTTCTGGAAAGACGACTGCCGCGCAATTGTTGCTGCGTTTCGACGATCCAACTGCTGGCGATATCCTCATCAACGGTGTGCCAGTACGCGATATCCGACTCGATGAGCTGCGCTCCCACGTGGTGCTCGTGACCCAAAAGAATCAAATTCTGGACACCACAATTGCGGACAACGTTCGTCTCGGCGCCCCAAACGCCACCGATGAGGAAGTCTGGGCAGCCCTAGAAATGGCAGAATTAGCTGACGAAGTGCGTGCCATGCCTGATGGATTAGAAACCCGCACCGGCCAAGACGGTACCCAGCTATCTGGCGGGCAAGCACAGCGACTCGGTTTGGCGCGGGCATTGATTATGCATCCTTATGTGGTGGTTCTTGATGAGTTCTCCGCGAATTTGAACGTTGAGCTGGACGCTCGTATCCGCGAGCGCCTGGCGCGCGAACTGCCCGAGGTGACGATTATTGAGGTCACCCACCGGTTGGCACACACCGAGCACGCAGATCAGGTCTACTCCTTCGATCGCGGAGTGGTGGTTTCGCAATAA
- a CDS encoding ABC transporter ATP-binding protein/permease: MSPFRRRTSDPALQVISPAGKRGTRYTALMRIFVELCVAIALIATANALAPFLIGAQPWTPWFGIAALFALAAGVFGILEIVSGVAHARAEEKRIRHRILSRIFTATSLPKDDSDAFSSAKLIQLMTDNAERLTDFRQQYLGSTLAALFTPILLVIYITVGVDWHLGLGMAISIPVVPLLVGGFLRLFRGVSARSRAERAKLTTQYLDVIRNLTTVRLFGAGPRLESSLRIQGEKNRRAIMKILAGNQIVIIVLDGVFSLVFVCWSVLLISWGINAGRVDIAGAVSALFLLVLFIEPLSQVAGFFYIGMGGIAAQRAIKRYLQSHPEPTSTPVVSDTPTTQTPVNNHRIQVSNVSYNYGRGEVLHEANVVVNNGEKVGIVGPSGAGKSTLLGLLKGSLPLQDGSIVISGHELRNLTPADIRKLAASVSQTTWLFTGTIADNLRLVREDATEEDMWDALERAHVAHDIRRMPDGLHTDVGERGSRLSGGQAQRISLARAFLSERDILFLDEPTSHVDPESETHIINAIADISSDLTVVMVTHRRALLRIATQVYTVTNGTVSQGVRS, from the coding sequence GTGTCACCATTCCGACGTCGAACATCCGATCCTGCACTGCAGGTCATTTCCCCTGCCGGGAAACGGGGAACTCGCTACACCGCACTGATGCGAATTTTTGTTGAACTATGTGTAGCTATTGCACTGATTGCCACTGCGAATGCTCTTGCCCCATTCCTCATCGGTGCACAGCCGTGGACACCTTGGTTCGGCATCGCAGCACTCTTCGCTTTGGCCGCCGGCGTCTTCGGAATACTCGAAATCGTCTCCGGCGTCGCCCACGCCCGCGCCGAAGAAAAACGCATCCGGCATCGGATACTGTCTCGCATCTTCACAGCCACATCGTTACCCAAAGACGATTCAGACGCATTTTCATCAGCGAAACTCATTCAGCTCATGACAGATAACGCCGAACGGCTCACCGATTTTCGTCAACAATACCTCGGCTCAACCCTCGCCGCGCTCTTCACCCCCATACTGCTAGTCATCTACATCACTGTCGGTGTTGACTGGCACCTAGGCCTCGGCATGGCTATCTCTATCCCCGTCGTCCCACTGCTTGTTGGCGGATTTCTCCGACTTTTCCGCGGCGTATCCGCACGCTCGCGTGCCGAACGAGCCAAACTCACCACCCAATACCTCGACGTTATTCGCAACCTCACCACAGTACGTCTTTTCGGAGCTGGCCCACGTCTTGAATCATCACTGCGCATCCAAGGCGAAAAGAACCGCCGGGCAATCATGAAAATCTTGGCCGGAAACCAAATCGTTATCATTGTCCTTGACGGAGTTTTCTCCCTCGTCTTCGTATGCTGGTCCGTTCTCCTCATTTCGTGGGGAATCAACGCCGGACGCGTAGACATAGCCGGTGCCGTCAGCGCCCTATTCCTCCTAGTATTATTCATCGAACCACTGAGCCAAGTTGCTGGATTCTTCTACATCGGCATGGGCGGAATCGCCGCCCAGCGAGCCATCAAACGCTACCTGCAATCCCATCCAGAGCCCACCTCCACCCCAGTAGTCAGCGATACTCCCACCACTCAGACACCAGTTAATAACCACCGCATCCAGGTATCGAACGTCAGCTACAATTACGGTCGCGGCGAGGTCTTGCATGAGGCCAACGTCGTCGTCAATAACGGAGAAAAAGTTGGCATCGTTGGCCCATCTGGTGCCGGAAAGTCAACGCTCCTTGGGCTTCTCAAAGGTTCACTGCCACTCCAAGACGGCTCTATCGTGATCTCCGGTCACGAACTGCGCAACCTGACCCCAGCCGATATCCGCAAACTGGCCGCCTCCGTCTCTCAAACCACGTGGCTCTTTACTGGAACCATTGCCGACAACCTGCGGTTGGTACGCGAAGACGCTACTGAAGAAGACATGTGGGATGCCCTCGAACGCGCCCACGTTGCCCATGATATTCGGCGAATGCCAGATGGTTTACATACTGATGTTGGCGAACGCGGATCACGCCTATCGGGCGGCCAAGCCCAACGAATTTCACTGGCTCGCGCCTTCCTCTCCGAACGCGACATCCTCTTCCTAGACGAACCCACCTCACACGTAGATCCGGAATCCGAAACGCACATTATTAATGCTATCGCTGACATAAGTTCCGATCTGACAGTTGTTATGGTTACCCATCGCCGTGCACTACTTCGCATAGCCACCCAGGTTTACACCGTCACTAACGGCACTGTTTCCCAAGGAGTACGTTCATGA